In one window of Henckelia pumila isolate YLH828 chromosome 1, ASM3356847v2, whole genome shotgun sequence DNA:
- the LOC140875308 gene encoding putative disease resistance protein RGA4 — protein MADASISMVLNRLAPIIEKKVREEVCLMLNANDEAEKLALKLKKIQDVLLDAEEQGVTDRKVKSWLDKLQDISYDIDEVLDLWDAEIQKRRLDELDDDDDSQSLLHKVSSFLQSLCLCFRQSIERRTMAKDIKKLNERLDVIAQENENEFKFIPNLSRVSQDFKRITSTSFVDVSEVQGRDGDLKLLMKKLLPPVKEDGIQIVSLIGMGGMGKTTLAQLAFNDNIVKDHFDVKIWVCVSHPFDQIKIAKAILEAVGGNFPNMSQLQELLQTIEHSILRKRFLLVLDDVWLDDATMWIPLKIALSKNGTGPGSRILVTTRKEKVAKIMGSTQMQLLNPLSDSYCWSILSKIAFHDRNEGDCHMLEEIGYKIALKCKGLPLAAKTLGSLLSFKSSLQEWENVLKSKVWEMDEVRTNIFPFLALSYNELHPAVKRCFSYCAIFPKDSDINVDELIRIWMAQGFLYSNGTSGDMELKGREYFQDLAMRSFFQDFGRDVVRVERITSCKMHDLVHDFALFLTKNECLIAENIQARVVKDVRHLNLLEFGENTTVDMISHLQLEKLCTFIFKQNRIPQILFKHLKRVKSLQLSYCELIDIPEEIGNLIHLRSLDLSLNHLLVKLPKSICDLYNLQTLDLRWCGYLSGLPHGINRLVNLRHLFVYGTSKKFEFTEGLEKLVNLRSLDFFGCGRGRGNKLGYLKDLNLIGGYLAIEIEDMDDGCDINANLKNKTFIEHLKVYCGREVGVRVIDALQPSPNLRGLNFYGSYLPNWISTLINLRELEIGGRGKDMDVLHSLRNFPFLEHLNLNELEIAHLSVEFFGLQSRTEAAISFPNLLTLRLIRCHRLREWEDIGEDENIIILSSVLPRLNRLEIKHCWKLRALPHRLLRKAALPLQILDIGGCPYLRERYDKEQGQDRDEIKHIPIVRR, from the coding sequence ATGGCGGATGCTAGCATTTCAATGGTGTTGAATCGATTGGCTCCGATAATCGAGAAGAAGGTACGAGAAGAGGTGTGCTTGATGTTGAACGCCAACGATGAAGCTGAAAAGCTTGcactgaaactgaagaagatTCAAGATGTGCTGTTGGATGCAGAGGAGCAAGGAGTAACGGATCGGAAGGTCAAAAGTTGGCTGGATAAGCTTCAAGATATTTCCTACGACATCGACGAGGTGTTGGATCTGTGGGATGCGGAGATTCAGAAGCGACGGCTCGACGAATTGGACGACGATGATGATTCACAATCACTGCTGCACAAGGTAAGTTCCTTTCTCCAATCTCTTTGCTTGTGCTTCAGACAAAGTATAGAGCGTCGAACTATGGCCAAAGACATCAAGAAACTAAACGAGAGGCTGGATGTAATTGCCCaagaaaatgagaatgaattCAAATTCATTCCCAATTTGAGCCGAGTATCTCAAGATTTCAAGCGAATCACATCTACGTCATTTGTGGATGTTTCTGAAGTACAAGGAAGAGATGGTGATCTCAAGTTACTAATGAAGAAATTGTTGCCGCCTGTGAAAGAAGATGGCATCCAAATTGTGTCCTTAATAGGGATGGGAGGAATGGGGAAAACCACTCTGGCTCAACTTGCTTTCAATGATAATATCGTGAAGGATCACTTTGATGTCAAGATTTGGGTATGTGTCTCTCATCCTTTCGACCAGATCAAGATTGCGAAAGCAATCTTAGAAGCTGTTGGTGGGAATTTTCCTAATATGTctcagcttcaggaattactgCAAACTATTGAACACTCCATCTTAAGAAAAAGATTCCTTCTTGTCTTAGATGATGTTTGGTTAGATGATGCCACGATGTGGATTCCACTAAAGATCGCTTTGAGCAAGAATGGTACTGGCCCTGGGAGTAGAATTTTGGTGACAACGAGGAAAGAAAAGGTTGCAAAGATAATGGGAAGCACTCAAATGCAATTACTTAATCCATTATCAGATTCGTATTGCTGGTCAATCTTGAGCAAAATTGCGTTTCATGATAGAAATGAAGGTGACTGTCACATGCTTGAAGAAATTGGTTATAAGATAGCATTAAAATGCAAGGGCTTGCCGTTGGCTGCTAAGACTTTAGGGAGTCTATTGAGTTTCAAAAGCAGCCTTCAAGAGTGGGAAAATGTGTTGAAGAGTAAGGTGTGGGAAATGGATGAAGTGCGAACAAATATTTTCCCCTTTCTAGCATTGAGCTACAACGAGTTACACCCAGCTGTGAAACGTTGTTTCTCCTATTGTGCCATCTTTCCCAAGGATTCCGACATAAATGTCGATGAATTGATAAGGATTTGGATGGCGCAGGGATTTCTGTACTCAAATGGCACTTCCGGTGACATGGAACTTAAAGGTCGAGAATATTTTCAGGATCTAGCAATGCGTTCTTTCTTCCAAGATTTCGGAAGAGATGTGGTAAGAGTGGAGCGCATCACATCGTGTAAAATGCATGATCTTGTACACGATTTTGCCCTGTTCTTAAcaaagaatgaatgtttgattgctGAAAATATCCAAGCAAGGGTGGTGAAAGATGTCCGTCATCTAAACTTGCTGGAGTTTGGAGAAAATACCACCGTGGATATGATTTCCCATCTCCAATTAGAAAAGTTATGTACTTTTATATTCAAACAAAACAGGATTCCTCAAATTTTGTTTAAGCATTTGAAAAGGGTCAAATCACTACAATTAAGTTATTGTGAGTTGATAGATATTCCTGAGgaaattggaaatttaattcaccTAAGATCCTTGGATCTTAGCTTGAATCATTTGTTAGTAAAGCTCCCAAAGTCCATATGTGATTTGTATAATTTGCAAACACTGGACCTTAGATGGTGTGGCTATCTCTCTGGACTTCCGCACGGGATCAATAGACTCGTGAACTTGAGGCATCTATTTGTTTATGGAACTTCAAAAAAGTTTGAGTTTACGGAGGGATTGGAGAAACTAGTGAATCTTCGAAGCTTGGATTTTTTCGGTTGTGGAAGAGGACGTGGCAATAAGCTGGGGTATTTGAAGGATTTGAACTTGATTGGAGGATATTTAGCAATTGAAATAGAGGATATGGATGATGGATGTGATATTAACGCCAACTTGAAAAACAAGACATTTATTGAACATCTCAAAGTATATTGTGGAAGGGAGGTTGGGGTAAGAGTAATAGATGCTCTACAACCATCTCCCAACTTGCGTGGTCTTAATTTTTATGGGTCTTATTTACCCAACTGGATTTCGACGCTCATCAATCTCAGGGAACTCGAGATTGGAGGGAGAGGAAAGGATATGGATGTTTTGCATTCCCTGAGGAACTTCCCTTTCCTCGAACATCTTAATTTAAATGAATTGGAAATAGCACATTTGAGTGTGGAGTTCTTTGGACTACAAAGTAGAACAGAAGCAGCAATATCATTCCCCAATTTGTTGACTTTGAGGTTAATTCGTTGTCATCGTTTGAGAGAGTGGGAAGACATAGGAGAAGATGAAAACATCATCATCTTGTCCTCTGTACTTCCACGCCTCAATCGGTTGGAAATTAAGCATTGTTGGAAGCTAAGGGCATTGCCACATCGTCTCCTGCGCAAGGCGGCGTTGCCCCTTCAAATTTTAGATATCGGTGGTTGTCCCTATCTGCGAGAGCGTTATGATAAAGAACAAGGACAAGACAGGGATGAAATCAAGCACATTCCAATTGTTCGCAGATAA